A genomic region of Friedmanniella luteola contains the following coding sequences:
- a CDS encoding HAD-IIA family hydrolase, which yields MDGVLVHEEQALPGAADFIAALQEHQRPYLVLTNNSIFTARDLRARLLGSGIDVPEASIWTSALATAQFLADQDAGGSAYVIGEAGMTSALHDVGFVLTDRDPDYVVLGETRTYSFEAITRAIRLIHRGARFIATNPDATGPSPEGPLPATGSVAALITQATGIKPYFVGKPNPLMMRSALNAIEAHSETTVMIGDRMDTDMVAGIEAGLRTVLVLTGSTRREEITRFPYRPTRVLDSIADVVPLVAELAPDEYSQLSAD from the coding sequence ATGGACGGCGTGCTCGTGCACGAGGAGCAGGCGCTGCCCGGGGCGGCAGACTTCATCGCCGCCCTGCAGGAGCACCAGCGGCCCTACCTGGTGCTGACCAACAACTCGATCTTCACCGCCCGCGATCTCCGCGCCCGGCTGCTGGGCAGCGGCATCGACGTGCCGGAGGCGTCGATCTGGACCTCGGCGCTGGCCACCGCGCAGTTCCTGGCCGACCAGGACGCGGGCGGCTCGGCCTACGTCATCGGGGAGGCCGGGATGACCTCGGCCCTGCACGACGTCGGCTTCGTGCTGACCGACCGTGACCCGGACTACGTGGTGCTCGGGGAGACCCGGACCTACTCCTTCGAGGCCATCACCCGGGCGATCCGGCTGATCCACCGCGGCGCCCGCTTCATCGCCACCAACCCCGACGCCACCGGCCCGTCGCCGGAGGGTCCGCTGCCCGCCACCGGCTCGGTGGCGGCGCTGATCACCCAGGCGACCGGCATCAAGCCCTACTTCGTGGGCAAGCCGAACCCGCTGATGATGCGCTCGGCGCTCAACGCGATCGAGGCGCACTCGGAGACGACGGTGATGATCGGCGACCGGATGGACACCGACATGGTGGCCGGCATCGAGGCGGGGCTCCGGACGGTCCTGGTGCTCACCGGCTCGACCCGGCGCGAGGAGATCACCCGGTTCCCCTACCGGCCGACGCGGGTGCTGGACTCCATCGCCGACGTCGTCCCGCTGGTGGCCGAGCTGGCGCCGGACGAGTACAGCCAGCTCAGCGCGGACTGA
- a CDS encoding YccF domain-containing protein: protein MRTLLNIIWFVVSGFWLWLAYVLAGVICCLLVVTIPWGIASFRLAGYAVWPFGREVVPRPGAGVGAALGNVVWVVVAGWWLALTHLTTGLALCLTVIGIPLGVANVKLVGMALLPLGQQVVPRRS, encoded by the coding sequence GTGCGCACCCTGCTGAACATCATCTGGTTCGTCGTCAGCGGCTTCTGGCTCTGGCTGGCCTACGTGCTGGCCGGGGTGATCTGCTGCCTGCTGGTCGTGACCATCCCCTGGGGCATCGCCTCGTTCCGGCTGGCCGGCTACGCCGTCTGGCCGTTCGGCCGTGAGGTGGTCCCGCGGCCGGGCGCCGGCGTCGGCGCCGCCCTGGGCAACGTCGTCTGGGTGGTGGTGGCCGGCTGGTGGCTCGCGCTCACCCACCTCACCACGGGTCTCGCGCTCTGCCTGACGGTCATCGGCATCCCGCTGGGCGTCGCCAACGTCAAGCTGGTCGGGATGGCCCTGCTGCCGCTCGGCCAGCAGGTGGTCCCCCGCCGGTCCTGA